In the Euphorbia lathyris chromosome 5, ddEupLath1.1, whole genome shotgun sequence genome, one interval contains:
- the LOC136231353 gene encoding E3 ubiquitin-protein ligase AIRP2-like, producing MEMMYLQLAQSSSYQDSLKVLEADIQHANALASAIPRGKNGAQFQMKLVYNQWAPLFLFLLQRMDCSCICLLPRYLNLFHILVYKIRADGRPNLSTQGRKATIKEFYGVILPSLQRLHSNLEELEDVKEVNSVGKKWSGGDLIRLANVDTEREDECGICLEPCTKMVTPNCCHAMCIKCYRNWNTRSESCPFCRGSLKRVNSEDLWVLTCDNDVVDTKTASKEDLLRFYLYINRLPKDYPDALFLVYYEYLM from the exons ATGGAGATGATGTATTTGCAGCTTGCTCAGTCTTCTTCTTATCAGGATTCTCTTAAGGTTCTTGAGGCTGATATACAACATGCTAATGCTTT GGCTTCTGCAATTCCAAGAGGCAAGAATGGTGCCCAATTTCAGATGAAATTAGTTTACAATCAATGGGCTCCTCTGTTTCTGTTTTTGCTTCAGCGGATGGATTGTTCTTGCATATGTCTTCTTCCTAGATATCTTAATCTCTTTCACATTCTTGTATATAAG ATACGAGCTGATGGTAGACCGAATTTGTCCACACAAGGAAGAAAAGCAACAATCAAGGAGTTTTACG GTGTTATACTTCCATCTCTTCAGCGGCTTCATAGTAACTTGGAGGAGCTAGAGGATGTTAAGGAAGTGAATTCGGTGGGGAAAAAGTGGTCCGGAGGTGATCTTATTAGGCTTGCAAATGTTGATACCGAAAGGGAAGATGAATGTGGAATCTGCTTGGAGCCTTGCACGAAAATGGTCACACCGAATTGTTGCCACGCAATGTGCATCAAATGCTACCGCAATTG GAACACAAGGTCGGAGTCCTGCCCTTTCTGTCGCGGTAGTTTAAAGAGAGTTAACTCGGAAGATCTATGGGTTCTTACTTGTGATAACGATGTGGTTGATACAAAAACAGCTTCGAAAGAGGATTTGCTACGATTCTACCTTTATATTAACAGGTTACCGAAAGATTACCCGGATGCTCTTTTTTTAGTATATTATGAATATCTAATGTGA